One stretch of Roseimicrobium sp. ORNL1 DNA includes these proteins:
- a CDS encoding DeoR/GlpR family DNA-binding transcription regulator: protein MTLQRRGQIVELANERGSVRVVELAERFRVSEVTIRTDLDHLEREGRIVRDRGGALPAAHTRSVSTLPGMEHRSRLSVDAKRRIAVAATHRVKPGEAILLDAGTTVVEMVRHLTGTNGLTIVTNALNVAHAAVAATDARVIMLGGTVGRDSGSTLGPMAEDMMRHLVIDQLFLGAQAADLEHGLTDTNIEIAQIKRAMIQCSRRVTLLMDSSKWDAAGFIRVAPLTAVHCIITDQGLPEQARTAIENLGIEIETV from the coding sequence ATGACGCTGCAACGCCGCGGCCAGATCGTGGAGCTGGCCAATGAGCGCGGTTCCGTCCGGGTCGTGGAGCTGGCCGAGCGCTTCCGTGTTTCGGAGGTGACCATCCGCACCGACCTGGACCACTTGGAGCGCGAAGGCCGCATCGTCCGGGATCGTGGCGGCGCTCTTCCCGCAGCGCACACCCGCTCCGTGAGCACGCTGCCCGGCATGGAGCACCGCTCCCGTCTGAGCGTGGATGCGAAGCGCCGTATCGCAGTCGCTGCCACCCACCGCGTGAAACCGGGGGAAGCCATCCTTCTCGATGCCGGCACGACGGTGGTGGAAATGGTGCGCCACCTCACTGGCACGAACGGCCTCACGATTGTCACGAATGCCCTGAACGTGGCCCACGCCGCCGTCGCTGCGACGGATGCCCGCGTCATCATGCTCGGTGGCACCGTGGGCCGCGACTCCGGCAGCACGCTCGGTCCCATGGCGGAGGACATGATGCGCCACCTGGTGATCGACCAGCTCTTCCTCGGAGCGCAGGCCGCCGACCTGGAGCACGGCCTCACGGATACCAATATCGAAATCGCCCAGATCAAACGCGCCATGATCCAGTGCTCCCGACGCGTGACCCTGCTCATGGACTCCAGCAAGTGGGACGCCGCCGGCTTCATCCGCGTAGCGCCGCTCACCGCAGTGCACTGCATTATTACAGACCAGGGGTTGCCGGAGCAGGCTCGCACGGCCATTGAGAACTTGGGGATTGAAATCGAAACCGTCTGA
- the pfkB gene encoding 1-phosphofructokinase gives MSVLEAVTLTLNPAVDCTVTIPGFTAGGVNRVETVQHRPGGKGVNVALALAGMGHRVAVTGFLGEENRALFDQAFHEARVADYFVHLAGSTRVGIKIVDAEKKETTDINFPGLAPTSNALRLLRSGMEQLAASWFVLSGSLPEGVDVTIYQSLIRLLRQRGCKVALDTSGAPLRHALEAGPQIIKPNIDELATLMGAELNTRELVVEAARGILQQHGVELVVVSMGAEGAVFVTKDECIHAAPPAMEVRSTVGAGDAMVAGIISGELRGLSLADQARLATASSMRVLAKNFSSAIAVPDFEPLMSTVMIT, from the coding sequence ATGTCCGTCTTGGAAGCAGTCACGCTTACGTTGAATCCCGCGGTGGATTGCACCGTCACCATTCCCGGTTTCACGGCTGGCGGGGTGAATCGTGTGGAGACCGTGCAACACCGCCCCGGTGGCAAGGGCGTGAATGTCGCGCTCGCACTGGCGGGCATGGGGCATCGTGTGGCCGTCACGGGCTTCCTCGGCGAGGAGAATCGCGCCTTGTTCGACCAGGCTTTTCACGAGGCCCGGGTGGCGGACTACTTTGTGCATCTCGCGGGGAGCACCCGTGTGGGCATCAAGATTGTGGACGCTGAGAAAAAGGAGACGACTGACATCAACTTCCCAGGTCTCGCGCCTACGAGCAATGCCTTGAGGCTTTTGCGCTCGGGCATGGAGCAATTGGCGGCCTCGTGGTTTGTTCTCTCTGGCAGCTTGCCGGAAGGCGTGGATGTCACCATCTACCAATCGCTCATCCGTTTGCTGCGCCAGCGTGGTTGCAAGGTGGCGCTGGATACGAGCGGTGCGCCGCTGCGCCATGCGCTGGAAGCCGGACCGCAAATCATCAAGCCGAACATCGATGAACTCGCGACGCTCATGGGAGCCGAGTTGAACACACGAGAACTGGTGGTGGAGGCCGCGAGAGGAATCCTCCAACAGCATGGTGTGGAACTCGTGGTGGTCTCCATGGGTGCGGAGGGAGCGGTCTTCGTGACGAAGGACGAATGCATCCATGCTGCGCCACCGGCCATGGAGGTGCGCAGCACGGTGGGCGCGGGAGATGCCATGGTGGCGGGCATCATCTCCGGGGAGCTTCGTGGACTGTCGCTCGCGGACCAGGCTCGTCTTGCCACGGCATCCTCCATGCGGGTGCTCGCCAAAAATTTCAGCAGCGCCATCGCGGTTCCAGATTTTGAACCTCTCATGTCCACGGTTATGATCACCTGA
- a CDS encoding argininosuccinate synthase, whose translation MAKQKIVLAYSGGLDTSVLLSWIKDTYDAEMIAFCANIGQEDELKGLEKKAKQTGASKIYIDDLQDEFASDFIFPMMQAGAIYEGQYFLGTSIARPLIAKRMVEIAKKEGATAIGHGATGKGNDQVRFELTTAALAPDLDIIAPWRDERFRNEFPGRAEMIAYCAEKKIPVQASAKKPFSMDRNLLHISYEAGILEDPWFDAGDKKNKDYFTVLSVFPEDAPDKAEYVTLDFVKGNCVAVNGKELSPLKVMQTLNKLGGKHGVGRVDMVENRFVGMKSRGVYETPGGAILHFAHRQIESLTMDREVMHLRDSLIPKYAELVYNGFWYAPERLAIQALVTESQKNVTGTVRVKLFKGGIHAAGRKSPFSMYNPHIATMEADPTKAYNQDDATGFIRLNGLRLRVNSQVNGAKNLGNVGKAK comes from the coding sequence ATGGCCAAACAAAAAATCGTTCTCGCATACTCCGGCGGTCTCGACACCTCCGTGCTCCTCTCCTGGATCAAGGACACCTATGACGCCGAGATGATCGCCTTCTGCGCGAACATCGGCCAGGAAGACGAACTCAAGGGCCTTGAAAAGAAGGCCAAGCAGACCGGCGCGAGCAAGATCTACATCGACGACCTCCAGGACGAGTTCGCCAGCGACTTCATCTTCCCCATGATGCAGGCCGGCGCCATCTATGAAGGCCAGTACTTCCTCGGCACCAGCATTGCGCGCCCGCTCATCGCGAAGCGCATGGTGGAAATCGCCAAGAAGGAAGGCGCCACCGCCATTGGCCACGGCGCCACGGGCAAGGGCAATGACCAGGTGCGCTTCGAGCTCACCACGGCCGCGCTCGCACCGGACCTCGACATCATTGCCCCCTGGCGTGATGAGCGCTTCCGCAATGAGTTCCCCGGCCGTGCGGAAATGATTGCCTACTGCGCGGAGAAGAAGATCCCCGTGCAGGCCAGCGCGAAGAAGCCCTTCTCAATGGACCGCAACCTCCTGCACATCTCGTATGAGGCGGGCATCCTGGAGGACCCGTGGTTCGACGCGGGCGACAAGAAGAACAAGGACTACTTCACCGTGCTGTCCGTGTTCCCCGAAGACGCCCCGGACAAGGCCGAATACGTCACGCTGGATTTCGTGAAGGGCAATTGCGTGGCCGTGAATGGCAAGGAACTGTCCCCTCTCAAGGTCATGCAGACGCTCAACAAGCTGGGCGGCAAGCACGGCGTGGGCCGCGTGGACATGGTGGAGAACCGCTTCGTGGGCATGAAGAGCCGCGGTGTGTATGAGACTCCCGGTGGCGCGATCCTGCACTTCGCGCACCGCCAGATTGAGAGCCTCACCATGGACCGCGAAGTCATGCATCTGCGTGACAGCCTGATTCCGAAGTACGCGGAGCTCGTGTACAACGGCTTCTGGTACGCTCCCGAGCGCCTGGCCATCCAGGCCCTCGTGACCGAGAGCCAGAAGAATGTCACCGGCACCGTCCGCGTGAAGCTCTTCAAGGGCGGCATCCATGCCGCGGGTCGCAAGTCCCCGTTCAGCATGTACAACCCGCACATCGCCACGATGGAAGCGGACCCCACCAAGGCGTACAACCAGGACGACGCGACCGGATTCATCCGCCTCAACGGCCTGCGTCTGCGCGTGAACTCCCAGGTGAACGGCGCGAAGAACCTGGGCAACGTAGGCAAAGCCAAATAG
- a CDS encoding AAA family ATPase, with product MQLILFIGIPGTGKSSFYKERFYRTHLRLNLDMLRTRHREQLLYTACLESKTQVVIDSTNLTKARRARYITPAREVGYEVHGYFFESRVADAKLRNALREGEERLPDGAIHGASGKLELPAMEEGFEKLFFVRLAEGNQFVVEDWKV from the coding sequence ATGCAGCTCATCCTCTTCATTGGCATTCCGGGCACCGGGAAGTCCAGCTTCTACAAAGAGCGGTTCTACCGCACGCATCTGCGTCTGAATCTGGACATGCTGCGCACCCGTCACCGTGAGCAGTTGCTGTATACCGCATGCCTGGAGAGCAAGACGCAGGTGGTGATTGATAGTACGAACCTCACCAAGGCCCGCCGTGCCCGCTACATCACGCCTGCTCGTGAAGTGGGATACGAAGTGCATGGCTACTTCTTCGAGTCCCGTGTGGCAGATGCGAAGCTTCGCAATGCCTTGCGTGAAGGAGAGGAGCGTCTGCCCGATGGCGCTATTCACGGAGCGAGCGGGAAGTTGGAATTGCCTGCGATGGAGGAGGGGTTCGAGAAGCTCTTCTTTGTGCGACTCGCGGAGGGAAATCAATTTGTAGTGGAAGATTGGAAAGTATGA
- a CDS encoding carbohydrate porin codes for MKRTCLPLASLLCATAMVAGEPVANTTPTTALPPLRWQDQKYATGDWGGLRTLLKESGLTVDSYYVINAAGNVSGGFDQGAEFADNFYLGLLFDLETMMDWDGATFLISAINRSGRSITQEYVGSQFDSMQVVGGQTIFLYQVAFEQKFADDKASLRIGRFGASDDFNTSSLYGYYMSNAFDGNLRAVLFNTQFSAYPFATWAARLRLDPTPETNFQFGIFQAQDDVFDRDKHGVDFQFESGDGVWMVTQLGWTPTFGGDKDTGLPGHYWVGAYYSPWDGFSQFKSTEKTDGSYGFYIHADQMVYRERAGSDQGLILWSAFTHDPNENIAIMPWQLNVGAVYTGLIPGRDADNLIFGMAYGSFSDDYADAVEARGDGRPDYEMVLEAAYRYQLTKFSYIQPGVQYVVRPGGTGKIGDAFVVGVQMGVTF; via the coding sequence ATGAAACGCACCTGCCTTCCCCTTGCCAGCCTCCTCTGCGCGACTGCGATGGTGGCTGGAGAACCTGTCGCCAACACCACTCCAACTACCGCGCTGCCGCCGTTGCGATGGCAGGACCAGAAGTATGCCACGGGTGACTGGGGCGGCCTTCGCACTTTGCTCAAGGAATCCGGGCTCACCGTGGACTCCTATTACGTGATCAATGCCGCGGGCAATGTGAGCGGTGGCTTTGACCAGGGCGCGGAGTTTGCGGACAATTTTTATCTTGGTCTGCTGTTCGACCTGGAGACCATGATGGACTGGGATGGCGCGACCTTCCTCATCAGCGCCATCAACCGCTCGGGACGCAGCATCACGCAGGAGTATGTGGGCAGCCAGTTTGATTCCATGCAGGTCGTCGGTGGCCAGACCATTTTCCTGTATCAGGTCGCGTTCGAGCAGAAGTTTGCGGATGACAAGGCGTCCCTTCGCATCGGGCGCTTTGGTGCGTCGGATGATTTCAATACATCATCGCTCTACGGGTACTACATGAGCAATGCGTTCGATGGCAACCTGCGTGCGGTGCTCTTCAATACGCAGTTCTCCGCCTATCCGTTTGCCACGTGGGCGGCGCGTCTGAGGCTGGATCCCACGCCGGAGACGAACTTCCAGTTTGGCATCTTCCAGGCGCAGGATGATGTGTTCGATCGCGACAAGCATGGCGTGGACTTCCAGTTCGAATCTGGTGATGGCGTGTGGATGGTCACGCAGCTGGGATGGACGCCGACCTTTGGTGGAGACAAGGACACCGGACTGCCGGGGCACTACTGGGTGGGTGCCTACTACTCACCGTGGGATGGTTTCAGCCAGTTCAAGAGCACGGAGAAAACCGATGGCTCCTACGGCTTCTACATTCATGCGGATCAGATGGTCTATCGCGAGCGTGCCGGGAGTGACCAGGGATTGATTCTGTGGAGCGCGTTCACACACGACCCGAATGAGAACATCGCCATCATGCCGTGGCAACTCAATGTGGGCGCAGTGTACACGGGTCTGATTCCGGGACGTGATGCGGACAATCTTATCTTCGGCATGGCCTATGGCTCATTCAGCGATGACTATGCCGACGCGGTCGAGGCGCGCGGCGATGGAAGGCCCGACTATGAGATGGTGCTGGAGGCCGCATATCGGTATCAACTCACGAAGTTCTCCTACATCCAGCCGGGTGTGCAGTATGTGGTGCGACCAGGTGGCACGGGGAAGATTGGAGATGCGTTCGTAGTGGGGGTGCAGATGGGGGTGACGTTCTGA
- a CDS encoding PTS fructose-like transporter subunit IIB yields the protein MKIVALTSCPTGIAHTFLAAEALKKTAQVMGHSIHVETQGASGPRDVLSDETIAAADVVIFATDIRVDTSRFAGKPTLEVPVSEAIRETRRVIEQALAKAPVAEVVAPIPVPVPASAPVTAAATTTTTGGIKRIVAITSCPTGIAHTFMAAEALQKAAKALGYEIKVETQGSVGAKNKLTPEDIAAADAVVVAAETKVDTAPFVGKRLFMTSTKHAMHSGREVIETALKQPEAAVGGMDLASSVEAAKAARSAARTGPYKHLMTGVSYMLPIVIAGGLAIALAFAFGGIFAGDQKGTLAAALSQIGGGAAFHLFVAVLSGFIAFSIADRPGIAPGMVGGLLAQNLGAGFLGGIASGFLAGYLTKFLAEKIKLPTTLEGLKPVLILPFLSTVIVGLAMIYVIAPPVQGILTAMTDWLNGMRGTNAALLGIILGSMMAFDMGGPVNKAAYTFAVGLLASKVYTPMAAVMAAGMTPPLGLALASFLFKNRFDADERSASAPALVLGLSFITEGAIPFAAKDPLRVIPALILGSATAGAISMMSNVQFLVPHGGIFAAIIPGAVTHLLAYLVAIVAGTGVTAGAIFFLKKPIAA from the coding sequence ATGAAAATCGTCGCCCTCACTTCCTGCCCCACGGGGATAGCGCATACCTTCCTGGCAGCGGAAGCCTTGAAGAAGACGGCCCAAGTCATGGGGCACTCCATCCACGTCGAAACCCAGGGTGCCAGCGGCCCTCGTGATGTGCTCAGCGATGAGACAATCGCGGCGGCGGACGTGGTGATTTTCGCCACAGACATCCGGGTGGATACGAGTCGCTTCGCGGGCAAGCCCACGCTGGAGGTACCGGTGAGCGAGGCCATCCGCGAGACGCGCCGCGTGATCGAGCAGGCTCTGGCAAAAGCGCCTGTTGCGGAAGTGGTCGCGCCCATTCCAGTTCCTGTACCCGCTTCTGCGCCGGTGACCGCTGCTGCCACGACGACTACCACTGGAGGAATCAAGCGCATCGTGGCCATCACCTCCTGTCCCACGGGGATTGCTCACACCTTCATGGCAGCGGAAGCCCTGCAGAAGGCGGCGAAGGCTCTCGGCTATGAGATTAAGGTGGAGACGCAGGGCTCCGTGGGCGCGAAGAACAAGCTGACACCGGAAGACATCGCTGCAGCAGACGCGGTGGTGGTGGCTGCGGAGACGAAGGTGGATACCGCGCCCTTCGTCGGGAAGCGCCTCTTTATGACGAGCACCAAGCACGCGATGCACAGTGGGCGCGAGGTGATTGAGACGGCCTTGAAGCAACCTGAAGCAGCAGTGGGTGGCATGGATCTGGCCTCCAGTGTGGAAGCCGCGAAGGCCGCACGGTCCGCGGCACGCACAGGGCCTTACAAGCATCTCATGACTGGTGTGTCGTACATGCTGCCTATCGTGATTGCAGGTGGCCTGGCCATCGCACTGGCGTTCGCCTTTGGCGGCATCTTTGCCGGTGATCAAAAAGGCACGCTTGCCGCAGCGCTGAGTCAGATTGGTGGAGGCGCGGCCTTTCATTTGTTTGTGGCGGTGCTTTCGGGATTCATTGCGTTTTCCATCGCGGATCGTCCGGGCATTGCGCCGGGCATGGTGGGTGGACTGCTGGCGCAAAATCTAGGTGCGGGTTTCCTGGGCGGTATTGCTTCGGGATTTCTCGCAGGTTATCTCACGAAGTTCCTCGCGGAGAAGATCAAGCTGCCGACCACGCTGGAGGGCTTGAAGCCGGTGCTCATCCTGCCGTTCCTCTCCACGGTGATTGTGGGGCTGGCGATGATCTATGTCATTGCACCACCGGTGCAGGGTATCCTCACGGCCATGACGGATTGGCTGAATGGCATGCGTGGCACGAATGCGGCGCTGCTGGGCATCATCCTCGGATCCATGATGGCCTTCGACATGGGTGGCCCGGTGAACAAGGCGGCGTACACGTTCGCAGTTGGCTTGCTGGCCAGCAAAGTGTACACACCCATGGCAGCCGTGATGGCTGCAGGCATGACACCTCCGCTCGGGTTGGCACTCGCGTCATTCCTCTTCAAGAACCGCTTCGACGCGGACGAACGGAGTGCGAGTGCACCTGCTCTGGTGCTGGGACTGTCCTTCATCACGGAGGGCGCGATTCCCTTTGCGGCGAAGGACCCACTGCGAGTGATACCCGCACTCATCCTTGGGTCCGCCACGGCAGGAGCCATTTCGATGATGAGCAATGTTCAGTTCCTCGTGCCGCACGGTGGCATCTTCGCAGCCATCATCCCAGGTGCGGTGACGCATCTGCTCGCCTACCTCGTGGCCATCGTGGCCGGCACTGGGGTGACCGCGGGTGCCATCTTCTTTCTCAAGAAACCGATCGCAGCATGA
- the ptsP gene encoding phosphoenolpyruvate--protein phosphotransferase: MSARNTPPPSSSCTLPAAMISLTSENVRLRVSAKTKEEAIRAAGQVLVESGCIEPGYVESMLGRERQANTYLSHGIAIPHGMPQDRELIKKTSVCVVQIPEGVTWNDGSTAHLVVGIAAKSDEHLGVLAALTDVLDDPAAAQRLSTTTQVSDIVDALNRQQPKGVATQELVDGEQIEVAIIGEAGLHARPATTFASVAGEFESNVRVKFGGKVANGKAMASLLKLGVPGGGRMVIQASGSDQTEALQALRDAVAAGLDDLPDEHATTPAANAQVWTPASQGRSIAGVCASPGLAVGRLHIFQATVLQVVEQGRGEELERRELAGALEAAELQLEEIYDAVSARSGKGNAAIFRAHQAMIQDDELLSEVKLRIETGKSAAWAWQTGIERRVVEMRGIADEHIAARAVDLHDVGQRVLRLLAGAEHAEATLPDEPVILVSDDLTPSDTAKLDPRKVLGLCTASGGPTSHTAIIARSLDIPAVVGAGPAVLEQKAGLTCVLDGSAGLFYVEPSQEDLESAKAFQQDLRVRRDVENENRYKPAILTDGHRVEVVANIGKVAEAAAAVEAGAEGIGLLRTEFFFLDRAAPPTEEEQYQAYTEMVRALNGLPLIIRTLDIGGDKALPYLTLPEEENPFLGVRGIRLCLRRPDLFIPQLRAIYRAAQHGPVKIMFPMIATLEDFHAAREAAEKVRAELGVAPVEMGIMVEVPSTVLMAVEFAKEVDFFSIGTNDLTQYTLAMDRLHPALAKHVDGLHPAVLRLIDLTVKAATQEGKWVGVCGGVAGDPLGASILTGLGVSELSMSLPSVAAVKSRLRELSLPAAKNLARMALKCSTAEQVRALQPA; the protein is encoded by the coding sequence ATGAGCGCCCGCAACACACCACCGCCTTCGTCATCCTGCACCCTTCCTGCCGCCATGATTTCCCTCACCTCTGAGAATGTCCGCCTTCGCGTGAGCGCGAAGACGAAGGAAGAAGCCATCCGCGCTGCGGGCCAGGTGCTCGTGGAGAGTGGCTGCATCGAGCCCGGCTATGTGGAGAGCATGCTGGGGCGCGAACGCCAGGCGAACACCTATCTCAGCCATGGCATTGCCATCCCACATGGAATGCCCCAGGACCGCGAGCTCATCAAGAAGACCAGCGTATGCGTGGTCCAGATTCCCGAGGGTGTGACATGGAATGATGGCTCCACCGCGCACCTCGTGGTCGGTATTGCTGCGAAATCGGACGAGCATCTTGGTGTTCTTGCCGCGCTCACCGATGTGCTGGATGATCCTGCAGCGGCGCAGCGTCTCTCCACGACGACGCAGGTGAGTGACATCGTGGATGCTCTCAATCGTCAGCAACCCAAGGGTGTGGCCACTCAAGAGCTGGTGGACGGTGAGCAGATAGAAGTTGCCATCATCGGTGAGGCAGGGCTCCATGCACGTCCGGCCACCACGTTCGCTTCCGTCGCAGGCGAGTTTGAGTCGAATGTGCGCGTGAAGTTCGGTGGCAAGGTGGCGAATGGAAAGGCAATGGCCTCGCTGTTGAAGCTCGGTGTGCCCGGAGGTGGCCGCATGGTGATTCAGGCTTCCGGATCCGACCAAACCGAAGCACTGCAGGCTTTGCGCGATGCCGTGGCTGCGGGGTTGGACGACCTGCCGGATGAACATGCCACCACGCCTGCGGCCAATGCCCAGGTGTGGACTCCCGCCTCACAAGGCAGGTCCATCGCGGGTGTGTGCGCTTCTCCCGGACTGGCCGTTGGTCGTCTGCACATCTTCCAGGCCACGGTGCTGCAAGTGGTGGAGCAGGGACGTGGGGAGGAACTGGAACGTCGGGAACTTGCCGGTGCACTGGAGGCGGCGGAGTTGCAGCTTGAAGAAATCTACGATGCGGTGAGCGCTCGCAGTGGCAAGGGGAATGCCGCCATCTTCCGCGCACATCAGGCCATGATCCAGGATGATGAACTGCTCTCCGAAGTGAAGCTGCGCATTGAGACCGGCAAGAGTGCCGCATGGGCGTGGCAGACGGGCATCGAGCGTCGAGTGGTCGAGATGCGTGGCATCGCGGATGAGCACATCGCCGCGCGTGCGGTGGATCTGCATGATGTGGGGCAGCGTGTCTTGCGCCTTCTGGCAGGAGCCGAACATGCCGAAGCCACGCTGCCAGATGAGCCGGTGATTCTCGTGTCGGATGACCTCACACCTTCGGACACCGCCAAGCTGGATCCACGCAAGGTGCTGGGTCTGTGTACCGCCTCCGGTGGTCCCACCTCGCACACGGCGATCATTGCCCGCTCGCTGGACATTCCCGCCGTGGTGGGAGCCGGGCCTGCGGTGCTGGAGCAGAAGGCGGGTCTCACCTGCGTGCTCGATGGAAGTGCGGGCCTCTTTTATGTAGAGCCGAGCCAGGAGGACTTGGAATCTGCCAAGGCCTTCCAGCAAGACCTGCGCGTGCGTCGCGATGTGGAAAATGAAAACCGATACAAGCCCGCCATCCTCACCGATGGTCATCGCGTGGAAGTCGTGGCGAACATCGGCAAGGTTGCCGAAGCCGCGGCTGCGGTGGAAGCAGGCGCGGAAGGCATCGGCCTGCTGCGCACGGAGTTCTTCTTCCTCGATCGCGCAGCGCCTCCGACGGAAGAGGAGCAGTACCAGGCTTACACCGAGATGGTGCGTGCGCTGAATGGTCTGCCACTCATCATCCGCACGCTTGACATCGGGGGTGACAAGGCACTGCCATACCTCACTCTGCCGGAAGAGGAGAATCCCTTCCTCGGCGTACGTGGCATCCGTTTGTGCCTGCGTCGTCCAGACCTCTTCATTCCGCAACTGCGCGCCATCTATCGCGCCGCACAGCATGGGCCTGTGAAGATCATGTTCCCCATGATCGCCACGCTGGAGGACTTCCATGCGGCGCGCGAAGCTGCTGAGAAGGTGCGCGCGGAACTCGGGGTCGCTCCGGTGGAGATGGGCATCATGGTGGAGGTGCCATCCACCGTGCTCATGGCAGTGGAGTTTGCGAAGGAGGTGGACTTCTTCTCCATCGGCACCAACGACCTCACCCAGTACACACTGGCCATGGACCGTCTGCATCCGGCGCTGGCCAAGCATGTGGATGGTTTGCATCCTGCCGTACTGCGTCTCATCGATCTCACGGTGAAGGCGGCGACTCAGGAGGGCAAGTGGGTCGGTGTGTGTGGCGGTGTGGCCGGTGACCCATTGGGCGCCAGCATTCTCACGGGACTCGGTGTTTCAGAGTTGAGCATGTCCCTGCCCAGCGTCGCTGCGGTGAAGTCGCGATTGCGTGAACTGTCTCTGCCCGCCGCGAAGAACCTTGCTCGAATGGCGCTGAAATGTTCCACCGCGGAACAGGTGCGTGCGCTGCAGCCCGCGTGA
- a CDS encoding FAD-dependent oxidoreductase, with the protein MPFPSPTPSSSSPTGANANRRNFLAGALAGLAGAPLLGGRALAENAPAATIGGLQEPARQVSIADDVDVIVCGSGPAGIAAAVMAARTGAKVRLFEVHGCLGGVWTAGLLSYVLDAKNSGFNQEIIDKLKERSSYNPNGTKAYFYDPEEMKRLLEELCVQSGVKVQLFSRIVAAYKDSANRLTTVVTESQSGRQAWKARVFIDATGDGDLGNLAGCEWELGESNACPCQPMTMMAMVTVPDPEKLRPFASHYGSPSWRKEPVENFRKELARFGHTPTYGTPSLFHVRDGLFNLMINHEYAVRADDAAAITEATFRARSEIHTITRGLRKLGGSWDGLLLVATAEQIGVRDGRRIKGRYVLSKDDLIEGRQQEDGVVTVTFNVDIHAVSKKANETAAYHNAGVKTKPYHIPLRALIAKDVDGLMMAGRCISGDFISHASYRVTGNAVAMGEAAGVTAALAAASKHQPHEIEWKDASAKLAQLNSKA; encoded by the coding sequence ATGCCTTTTCCGTCCCCCACCCCCAGCTCCAGCTCTCCCACGGGCGCAAACGCGAATCGCCGCAACTTCCTCGCAGGCGCCTTAGCGGGACTCGCTGGTGCGCCTCTTCTCGGAGGCCGGGCCCTGGCGGAGAACGCACCTGCCGCGACAATCGGCGGCCTCCAGGAGCCTGCCCGCCAGGTTTCCATCGCGGATGATGTGGATGTCATCGTGTGCGGTTCCGGTCCGGCAGGCATCGCTGCAGCGGTCATGGCAGCCCGTACCGGGGCCAAGGTGCGCCTCTTCGAAGTGCACGGCTGCCTCGGCGGGGTGTGGACTGCGGGACTGCTGAGCTATGTGCTGGATGCGAAGAACAGCGGCTTCAACCAGGAAATCATCGACAAACTCAAGGAACGCTCTTCCTACAACCCGAACGGCACGAAGGCATACTTCTACGACCCCGAGGAGATGAAGCGCCTGCTGGAGGAACTGTGCGTGCAGTCCGGTGTGAAGGTGCAGCTCTTCAGCCGAATCGTGGCTGCTTACAAGGACAGCGCCAATCGCCTGACCACCGTGGTCACCGAATCACAGTCCGGTCGTCAGGCATGGAAGGCGCGTGTCTTCATCGATGCCACCGGCGATGGCGACCTCGGAAATCTCGCGGGTTGTGAGTGGGAGCTGGGCGAAAGCAACGCGTGCCCCTGCCAGCCCATGACGATGATGGCCATGGTCACCGTGCCGGACCCGGAGAAGCTGCGCCCCTTTGCCTCCCACTACGGTTCACCCTCGTGGCGCAAGGAACCGGTGGAGAATTTTCGCAAGGAACTGGCCCGCTTCGGCCACACGCCGACCTATGGCACGCCCTCGCTCTTCCACGTGCGGGATGGCCTTTTCAACCTGATGATTAATCACGAGTACGCCGTGCGTGCCGACGACGCGGCTGCCATCACCGAGGCGACCTTCCGCGCGCGCAGTGAGATTCACACGATCACGCGCGGCCTGCGTAAACTCGGTGGCTCGTGGGACGGACTTCTGCTCGTGGCCACCGCGGAGCAGATTGGCGTGCGGGACGGACGCCGCATCAAAGGGCGCTATGTGCTGAGCAAGGACGACCTCATCGAAGGCCGCCAGCAGGAGGATGGTGTGGTGACCGTAACCTTCAATGTGGACATCCACGCCGTGAGCAAGAAGGCCAACGAAACCGCTGCCTATCACAACGCCGGCGTGAAGACCAAGCCGTACCACATCCCGTTGCGCGCGCTCATCGCAAAGGACGTGGACGGTCTCATGATGGCCGGACGCTGCATCAGCGGCGACTTCATTTCCCACGCCAGCTACCGCGTCACTGGCAATGCCGTCGCCATGGGCGAAGCCGCAGGTGTCACCGCGGCCCTCGCTGCTGCGAGCAAACATCAGCCGCATGAAATCGAGTGGAAGGATGCTTCGGCGAAGCTCGCGCAACTCAACAGCAAGGCCTGA